The following are from one region of the Mangifera indica cultivar Alphonso chromosome 14, CATAS_Mindica_2.1, whole genome shotgun sequence genome:
- the LOC123195474 gene encoding mediator of RNA polymerase II transcription subunit 22a-like isoform X1: MDREKTMNKGGSGPTAAAAATAAQKQKTLMQRVETDIANIVDNFSQLVNAARVNDPPVRNSQEAFMMEMRASRMVQAADSLLKLVSELKQTAIFSGFAFLNDHVEQRTNEFNQHAEKTDRIMARIGEEAAASLKELEAHYYSSAQRS, encoded by the exons ATGGATAG AGAGAAAACAATGAATAAAGGAGGAAGTGGGCCTACAGCAGCTGCGGCAGCTACAGCAGCTCAGAAGCAGAAGACTTTGATGCAAAGAGTTGAAACTGATATTGCCAATATTGTTGACAATTTTAGCCAACTTGTCAATGCTGCCAGG GTGAATGATCCACCCGTTAGAAATTCACAAGAGGCTTTCATGATGGAGATGCGTGCATCTAGGATG GTTCAAGCTGCTGATTCTTTACTTAAGTTGGTCTCTGAGTTAAAGCAAACTGCAATATTCTCAGGATTTGCCTTTCTTAATGACCATGTAGAACAGAGAACAAATGAGTTTAATCAACATGCAGAGAAAACAGACCGAATTATGGCTAGAATCGGAGAAGAGGCAGCGGCTAGTCTCAAGGAGCTCGAAGCACATTATTATTCGTCTGCCCAGAGAAGCTAA
- the LOC123195474 gene encoding mediator of RNA polymerase II transcription subunit 22a-like isoform X2 encodes MNKGGSGPTAAAAATAAQKQKTLMQRVETDIANIVDNFSQLVNAARVNDPPVRNSQEAFMMEMRASRMVQAADSLLKLVSELKQTAIFSGFAFLNDHVEQRTNEFNQHAEKTDRIMARIGEEAAASLKELEAHYYSSAQRS; translated from the exons ATGAATAAAGGAGGAAGTGGGCCTACAGCAGCTGCGGCAGCTACAGCAGCTCAGAAGCAGAAGACTTTGATGCAAAGAGTTGAAACTGATATTGCCAATATTGTTGACAATTTTAGCCAACTTGTCAATGCTGCCAGG GTGAATGATCCACCCGTTAGAAATTCACAAGAGGCTTTCATGATGGAGATGCGTGCATCTAGGATG GTTCAAGCTGCTGATTCTTTACTTAAGTTGGTCTCTGAGTTAAAGCAAACTGCAATATTCTCAGGATTTGCCTTTCTTAATGACCATGTAGAACAGAGAACAAATGAGTTTAATCAACATGCAGAGAAAACAGACCGAATTATGGCTAGAATCGGAGAAGAGGCAGCGGCTAGTCTCAAGGAGCTCGAAGCACATTATTATTCGTCTGCCCAGAGAAGCTAA
- the LOC123195475 gene encoding LOW QUALITY PROTEIN: mediator of RNA polymerase II transcription subunit 22a-like (The sequence of the model RefSeq protein was modified relative to this genomic sequence to represent the inferred CDS: inserted 2 bases in 1 codon) — translation MNKGGSGPTAAAAATAAQKQKTLMQRVETDITNIVDNFSQLVNAARVNDPPVRNSQEAFMMEMRASRMVQAADSLLKLXSELKQTAIFSGFASLNDHVEQRTNEFNQHAEKTDRIMAGIGEEAAASLKELEAHYYSSAQRS, via the exons ATGAATAAAGGAGGAAGTGGGCCTACAGCAGCTGCGGCAGCTACAGCAGCTCAGAAGCAGAAGACTTTGATGCAAAGAGTTGAAACTGATATTACCAATATTGTTGACAATTTTAGCCAACTTGTCAATGCTGCCAGG GTGAATGATCCACCCGTTAGAAATTCACAAGAGGCTTTCATGATGGAGATGCGTGCATCTAGGATG GTTCAAGCTGCTGATTCTTTACTTAAGTT GTCTGAGTTAAAGCAAACTGCAATATTCTCAGGATTTGCCTCTCTTAATGACCATGTAGAACAGAGAACAAATGAGTTTAATCAACATGCAGAGAAAACAGACCGAATTATGGCTGGAATTGGAGAAGAGGCAGCGGCTAGTCTCAAGGAGCTCGAAGCACATTATTATTCTTCTGCCCAGAGAAGCTAA